The Methylomonas montana DNA window CTGTTAGTGTCCGGAAACAAGGTGCCAATCGATATGGCACTTTCCTGAGCCGTCCCCGGATTTAAGGTCAGCGTGCCGTTGCCGGTATCGAGCGGAAACGCAAAACCATCGAGGACTTGCTGACCGAGTTGTTGGCCATCACGCCCGGCCGCCTGAATCGCATCGGCCCAGGACACACCAAACGGTGTCCAGGCCAGCGTGACGCACAGCACCGCTGACAGGATTTGCGTAACAAATGTTTGGGGATCAAAGAATTGTCTCATCGCCTCATAAACCAACGCAGCAATCTTGCCACCTAAATAGGATGTATAGATGATCTTCACCCGGCCCCGGATACGTGCGTCCCGCCCCCCATTTGAAGGTGGTTTCGCCAATTACATGATTGGACTCAGTTTCCGCGACCGGATAAAACATCGATAGCCGGTATTGCGACTTGGGGATGAAGGGATAGATATAGCCGCCGCATAAAGCATCATTGCCCGAGGTTTTCCAGGCCAGCCCACGGCGATGCAAGGAGGCCGTGGCGCGCGTGGCCAACAAACTGGTAATCCTGGGATCGGTGCCGTAACTGGTCGGCGAAATCCCGGATAAGGGATACATGTGACCCCAGGCGCCGGCACACCAGAACAAAGCATCCAATGGATTGCCGGTGGCGGCCGCTGCGGCATCAGCGACACAGGCGGAAATGGCCACCGGATTGGCAAACAGGGTCGTCTCCGGACTGGTAAAAAACGCCAATAAGTCATTATTCCAGGTCGGATCCAGTTCCGAGACATACAGCAAATCGAAATCCCGATAGCCATCACTGTTGCAGCGACCATCCCAGAACAGATCCAGCAAAATGGTCAACGGAAACGCGAAATAGTGGTAATTGAAAAATGACATCTCACTGGCATCGAAATCCGCCTTGCCGGTGGTGGCGATCAGACGCACGTTCGAGGCACTGAATTTATGGCCTCCCAAAGCCGGCGAGCACCAGGGATTGCGGACAATCTCGATCAGTCTCGCCGGATTCCAAAGACCCATGGTCATGCCAAGTTCCGGAATCCCCATTGGATCGGTACAGAAACAGAACTTCTCATCAGTCGCGATGCTCGGTACGTTACCACCGCCCAGCGAAGCTCCCGCCGCCCGAATCGGAAACAAACAGCTCCAGCAAATATCGGTGACCAGCTTGCCAGACCACAGTTCGGCATCGGAACATAACGGATCGACGCTATTGGTGGTGGTTTCGGCATAAAGCGGGGTTGCCAGCGTTATCAAGCCTCCCAAAACCCAAGGGAAAACGAATCGTTTCATGACCGCTCTCCCGAAGAGACAGGCAGTTTTCGTTCATGAACAATCAGACGGTTGCCAGATTGTTCGATGAAAGATGGAACATGCTGTAACTGAAAACGGCTGCGCACATCCGGTGTCAGTAAATACACCGGTGCCTGCATGGTGTTTTCCAAGTGTTTAAGCTTTTCCCAGCCATCTTGACGCGGCAGAGACGTGGACAAATACATCACGAGGGCCTTTTTGTCCTGGCAGGACTGATGCTGAATCAGCTCAACTTGCGCCGGCACCGTGGCATCGAACACCATCAGACATAATCCAAACGGCATCTTGTCCAATGGGTTGACGGTTTGTCCGGCACGGATGATCAGCTGTCCATTGGGTGCTGTCAGATCGCGCGGGGCGGTGATGGTCAGGTCCACGATTCGATCGCGATCATCCTGAGCCACCGACAGCACTTCGAATTTCTGTTGTTCCCAAAACCGTGCAATCGCTTGTCGCTGCTTTTGTTTCCAGTCGATGGCCGCCACTCGGTGTTTGAGTTCTTCCAGCAAGTCGATTTCGGCAATCTCGCCGACATCGCCCAAGGTTCCCAAATCACCCTGCTTGCCGGCTTTGAGTTGCTCGTCCAACCAGGACAAGCTGCTAACACCTCGAACGTGTAAACGGGCTTTCCCTTCCTGTTCGACGACGATGTCAGGCACTGACGTCACCGACCAGCGTTGAAAACGGGTGGGATCGATGACGATGTTTGGCAGAGGATCGATGCCCTTCAGCAAGCGTTTGAGGTCAGCCATCAAAGCCGGCAGTTTTTGGCCGGGTTTGGGGCCGCGAAACACCAGTAGCACATCGTCCCGGTCGACTGCTTCTTCGAAGAGTTCTTTCAGCGCCGTATCGCCGAGCGAAAACGAGACAAACAGCAGTGTGAGTGGCTTGTTCGAAGGATTTGTCGGGTGGACGTTTTCCGATCCCGTCGATAGCGCCTCTGCTTGGATCGCCTGCGAAGCTTTCAAGACTTGTTGCGCCTGGCGTTTCATGTCTCGTTGATCAACCTGACCGTTCAACCATTCAGGTCGAGGCTGGCCTTCCAAGGCTTGCAAGATGGCCTGAGAACGATCTAGCCAGGCTTCTTCAGCCTGAACCGTATGTACGCTGAACCAATAGAGCAAACAGACCGCCGATTGACGCCAAGGACGATGTGACCGATCAAAACAATGCATAAGCCCGTCCAATCACTTGATGGTCGTAGACATAGCCCCAGTAACGCGAATCGAAGCTTTTGTCGGTTTGCCCGGTCACCCAATAGGCGGCCGGTGGAATCGTTTCATGGCGTTTGAATTGGACCGCCGGCTTCTTGAGTTTCTCGGTCAGCGGCAAACCGTCGATGATCCGTTCGCCGTTAATCGTGGTGTGCTGCGGATCGACGTGAATGCTATCGCCCGTGACGCCGGCGGCGATTTTGACAATGATCTGGCCGTCCTTGAAAAAAGGCGCCATGCGCTCGGCGCGAAACGCGATCAAATCGCCGCGCCAGATGTCTTTATTTTGGGTATCGATCAGGTATATCCATTTATCCGGCAGGCAGCGATCGACCTGGTCATCGCCGCCGATCAGAAAGCGTTGGCCGAGGTAACGTTCCACGGCTAACACCAGCAACAAAATCGGTATCGCCTTCAGCAAGAAGAGGCCTAAGCGAGGACGAGTGACACCGGGCGACGATGGCGAATGGAACCGGGGTTTATTCATAGGCTTAGCGTCCGGTTTGTCGAACATAGACATCCTCCGGTGCGGCCACCACCGCTGTTGAATCGATCACCAGATAACCTGCGTCACTAAGCTTTTTGGCTTGACCCTGCCAGTCATCGACAATTTTGGCCATCTGTTCCTGGCTGGCATTGGGTGGTATCGATTGAATCAATTTGGCTCTGTCGAACACGAATACCGGCGTCACCAAATTCAAGCGTTCTAAGGGCTGTTGTAATTGCTGTTGCGCAGCCAACCAGCCACCGAGACATCCCAGACAGACAGCGATTAAAACAGTGCTGAGCCATTGTGATTTAGCGTCCATGATTCAACTCCCGTGTTTTAGACTGGCGACTGTCGATGAGTTGTTGAATGGCATCGCCCAGACTCAAACCTTGCCGGCGCAATTGCTTCAAGGCGTTGACGTCTTCGGGTTTGGTGGAGAACAGAATGCGTTTGAAGGGATCAACGATCAGACGGCCAATCCCTGAGCCCATCTCGGTGATGAAAAAGATTTCCGAGTAGGCGCCGGGCAAGGTATGCACGGTTTTCAGGAGTTCATAGCCGCCATCCGACAACGGTAGGCGGCGATCCTGCTTCATGCCTTCGATGACTTCGGCTTTCTGACCGAGCAGATACATGTTGGCCGAGTTCTCGACAATGGCCCGGCCAGCGGCATTGCGGTACAAGTCGTTCACCGACTGGGTGATGGTCACCGCTGCACCGCCGTATTTCCGAAACCGGCGGTACCCGTGTTCCATGAACTTGGCCACATCGCCTTCGGTGAGCAAATCCCAGGCTTCGTCGATGATGACGATCTTCGGCCGGTTGCGTTCGCCCAGATACATTTCCTGCTGGATTTGGTAGATCAGTTGCAGCAACACGACTTGTTGCAGATGTTTGCGGCCCTTGAGTTCTTCCAGTTCCAGCACGGTAAAGTCATTGGTGAATTTGGCGTTGTTGCGGCCATTGAAGTAACGACCGTATTCGCCACGAGTCGTGAACGGAAACAGTTGTTCGCCGACATCCTTCAAACGTTGATCGGTTTCGGCGCAGAGCTGCCGGGCGATGTCGTCGACGGACATGGCCTGGGCCTTTTCGGTCCACAGTTGCTTCAGAATCCGTTTCAGACCTGCAGTTTGAAAGTCAGTGAGTTTTTCGGTGGGTGCCGCCATCTGGCTCACCAATCCGGCTAACATATCGGCTTCTTCCTCGAAGTTTTGCACGATCTCGAACGGGTTCATGCAGATGTTCGAGCCATGGGTGAACTTGACGAAATCGCCTTCCAGCACTTCGCAGAGGTTTTCGTAAGAGCGGCCGACATCGATGGCCCAAATCTGCGCGCCTTCGGTCAGATAGCTGACGATGATCTCGTTGGTCAGGAAGGATTTACCTTTACCGGATTCGGCAGCGATGCAGAGGTTATAGTTGCCGGTGGTATCAAACAGCGACACAGCCATGTGTTCGCCGTTACGGGAGACGAAATTCAAGGTCGGTGTCCCGGTGCCGGCCCAATCACCGAACAGCGGTAATAACGGAATCGCATGGCGCGTGGCCAAGGTGCGATAACGTTTCAGGTCGGCAATCGCTGAACGTTCCGGCCCAAAGGGTAAACAGTTCAGGAAAAACGGCATGCAGAAATACTTGTCTTCCAAAAGCTGAAAGCCCAATTCCCGAAAATACACCCGAGCATTGGAAACCGCTGCGGCTTCTTCCTGTTCGTCGCAAAACAGCAGTACACCGAAATACGCCCGGATCGGCCGATCACCGTCACGGTAGGCGTCAAACAACACGTCGAAATGGTGTTTGCGTTGCACCAGCACCGGTAGAAAACGAGCAATCGGCGTATTGACCTGGTTGGTAATGAATTGCCTTACGCCTTCTTGTTTTGAACGGGTCGATTCGGCGTCAGGATAATGCAGGGTCAAACTGAGCAAGGTGTTTTGACGAATGCCGCGGGTGCCGGACAAAATGTCGCCCAGATAACTCTTGGCGCTGCCGAAGTAAAAATGATCCGGTGTGCGTTTGGCGGATAAGGTCTTAACGCGTTTTTGTCCTAGCCAAATGCCTTTTTCGTCGGTCCGAATCGCATTGTCGAAATCCAGCAATTGATCCCGTATCAATTGGGTAGGATCGCACTCAGGTACCACCCGGTCTTTCCAGCCGGCATCGGTCTGCCAGTTGAGCAACGTGTTGAGGATGCGGACATACTGATCAGCACCCAACACCTCCGGATACAAGCCAATGGTCGACAACGACTGTTGCGTAGCGAGTTGCAATTCAGTTGCCCGGCGGATGTCACTTTCACTGGGCCGGGGATGCGCCATGGGCAATTTCACGGTCACGAAAATGTGGCTGCGCCGCAAGCGAGCCCCCGAGATCGATTCCGGCGGTTTGGTGGTGCCTTGTCGCAGAAACTCGATACTGGCTTGAGTCATGGTTTTATAGGTTGGCTTTTGCTGTTTCAAGCGCCGGGTCTGCATGATCGCCAGCGATTCTTCGATGTCAGGCGAAGTCCAAAGGCTCACCTGCAACAAGGTGTCAGTCGGCCAGTCCTGGTTTAGCAACACGTTGACGCGCGCGGAAACGCTGGCATCGGCGCCGGTCAGAGGTCGGCACAGAAAGCCAAAACCAATACTGCTATCGGCCATCAAGAACAGATGATGGTCATATTCATAAGCCAGTACCGTGAATAACTGATCGGCACGTTGGCGTTGCGCGGTGGTCATGGGGTCTGATCCTCGAAATACAGGTGTTGCATGGCTTCGGTTTGATGCTCGGCACGCAGGCGAATCGTAAAGGGATGTCGACAAACGCGAACCGCACGCTTTTTGCGTTTCAACTGCCGGGCTCTAGCCGGATGACAGGGGTTGATCGGCTGACCATTGGCGGCTTGGACCTTGACGGTCCGCTTATCCTTCGCCAATGTGCAAGGGCGGCGGTTGCCCGCCGCGTTCTCGGTATCAATAGTTGAACCGGTCATCGTTATTCCAGGCCTAAATCGTGGCCGTCACGATGTTGGTGATAATGGTCGGTGCCGCAAACAGGCCGACCCCGCTGGCAATTCCTAGCACGAAGCCCATGATACTGCCACGCACGACACCGGCGACTAGGCCGACGATGACGAACACGATGGCGATGATGCGGCCGAGCAAGCCTTCCACCCAGCCGGTCAGCAAGGTCCAGACGTTGTTGAACTCGGTACCGCCAGCACCGGCCATGGCGTCGGATGCCATCAACATAAAAAATAACGATGCCAGGGTCACCAGTACCCCGGTTCGATGCGATGTTTTCATCAAAAATATCCTCTATGTAGTTAAAAGACGGTTGCCCGTCGAATCTCGGACGTTCAGTCCGGCAGGTTTTAAGCGGTTGCCCGCTCACTCTCGCAGGGGGTGTGGTACCTGCGGTGAAATGGGATCAAGGATCAGGGCAATTGTTTGCCTAATCGATTCACTGGATTCTCGTCATCAGTGGTATCGACGCTGGATCGTTTCTCCGGTGGGCGTTGCTCGACTTGTAAAGGAATCAACGACGAACTGGCTGTCGGTGCCGCCTTGCCGATCATCCAACGCCGGGGTTCCAGTTCGGTGTAGACGTAGTTGGACACCATCAAATCGCCCTCGGCATCTTCCCAAGGCGCGATCCAGATCCGCATCACCTGGGATGGCGTTCGAATAGGCGTGGGATCTTCGATCTTGGGCACGGGTTGTTGTAACGGTGGTGCGAGTGCCGGTTTTGACATTGGCTCTGATTCCTGGCTATTTTCCGGAGGGGCTTCCGGCAACGCCGTATTGGTCACATGGTAGGCCTGCGTCGTCGACAGACAGCTGGGTTCGTCCGGCATGCCTTTACAGCCGTAGTCGGTGGCGCAGCCGGTGGTGATGGCGATCAGCAGTACACTGAGGCTATAAATAGAAAACTGATGAAAGCGTTTCATGGCATTTTCTCCGTGGCGTTTGTGTTTTGTGCGTTTGTATCGGGCGTTGTTGCCAGACTGGGCGACGGTTTCGGTTTATCGGCCAACCAATCGGCTAACGATTCAGGCGCGCCGCTGTGGGTGCGGCCATCGGGCGCAATCAGAAACGGTACGCCCTTCAAATCGAACAACTTGGCAGTGACCACGGCTTTTTGCAGCGGCTCTTTGTTGCACTGCACCGGCGGTTCGGTCGGCAAGCCGGTGTAATCCTGTTTCAACAAGCGGTCGCGCACGGCGTCTTTGGTTTTGGCATCGCTCGCGCCCAGCTGACAGGCAAGTTGCACGACGATGTTTTGCGATTCGGGGCCGAGGATGGGGACCATCACCAGTTTGAAGGTGTAATGGTCTTGCAAGACTTGCAGGTCTTTCATGACCTTGCCGCAGTATGGGCAACGCGGATCGATGAATACCAACACCTGGCCTTTGCCGTGACCAACCGTCACGGCGCCGAGATCGTCAGCCTTGAGTTTCATCCGCGATAGATCGATGCGGTTGGCGATTTTGTCGATATCGGCCAATTCCTTGATCTCCTGCTGGGTCCAGATGTCCATCAATTTGCCGCCGTAAAAGGCAAAGCGGCCATTGCTGGAGATAAACACCGTCTGCTCGCCGGTTTTGACCATCTTCAGGCCCGAGATCGGCAAGTCTTGCATGCCGTCGATTTTGATCGAGAGCAAACCGGCGGCAATATCCGAGACCGTCTGCTTTTGCGGATTGGCGGCCAGGGCGATGGATGTACCGATTAACGTGGCTATCAATAAAGAAATTTGGCGTAGCGTCATAACGACCTTTGGAGTTGGGTTAAAGAATCAGCTCGGTGACTTCAGCTTCAGCGCCGTGCCTTTTTGCACGATGAAGTTGACCTGGCGAGTCGCATCGACTTCGATGACCGGGTAAATCTCTTCGGCCATGTCCATGTAAAAATGCGACAGTCGCTCCATGGCATAACCGGCGCCTTTCAGGGCACCGCCTTCCATCGACTGCGAGGAAAACGCGCTTTGAAACGGTGTAGTACCGGAAAGAGCCCCCAGTCCGCCGGTCATCAACATTGGAATCTGATTGCGGCCGAAGGCATCGGAAAAGCCGCGTAAAAAGCCCGCCATCATGGATTGGGCGAGTAGCGCGCCTTGTTTGGAAACGACGCGGCCACGTACACCGTTTTTGCCGTCTTCGCCGGTGGCGTAGGCATTCATCGGGACTTCGATTACGCCACCGTCCTGGCGTACGCAGGAAAAGGTCTCGCCGCGAAAGTAGGCGCGCTCGGCACTCAAGTCGCCGAAGCCCGCGGCCAACAGAAAGCACTCGCGCACATCGGCATGGAAACGGTTGGGCAAGATGGCTTCCTTCTTGATCCGGAACAGCACCGGCATCGGTTCTTTCTTGGCTTTTTTGCCGGTCGGGGCATCGAGGCCATTCAACAACACGCCGGTCAAAATACTGCCGGCGGGGATGAATACATCGCTATTGGCGTGGCCTTGCTGCGACTGCCCGTGAGCGTTGGTCGTCGCTGCGTCTTTGTCTTTACCATTGGACTGGTCAGCGCCTTCCTGGATGACCCGAATTTGCATCGCCGCCGGTGCTTGGTTATTGGCTCGTGCTCCTGAGACGCCGGTATTGCTAGCAGTCGGTGCGGGAATAGCGGCTTGCTCGAACACGCGGTTGAGATCGTCTTGCCCGTTGTCGAACGGCGGATAGCTTGGGCGGCGGTTTGACGGTCTTCCCGGTGTAGTTGTCTCCACGGTGGTTTGACTGACGTCGCCAGGGTTGCCAGCCACTGCCGTTGTAGACGCTTTGTTCTTCAACGTCTCAACTTCACCGGTGACCGCTTGAAGCTTGGCTTCATAGGCTTCCCGCTCAGCGGTGGTCCATTGTTTGAAACGCGTTTCGTCGGATTGCTGTTCGCGCCGTTGCTGTTCTTCGATAGCCGCCAGACGGCGGGCTTGTTCCTCGTTCTTCTGCAGCAGATCGCGCAATTGCGAGGAAATGCCGTCGATACCCAGCGAGCGCGGATCGCTATCAGTCAGAATATGTTGGATGGTCGCTTGTTTACTCAGCGGCTTGCTGACTTCCGGAGTGACGGTGGCCAGCGCGATGATGACGGCCAACAGCACGGTACCAATGCTGCCGACGGCCAGATTGCGTTTGGCGGTCGGACTCAAGCGTGTCCACCACGAATCGACGGTTGCCATTACGGTTGGCCTCCGCTCAGTAACGAAGGCCGCAAACTGGATGACGCTTCAGGCGATTGTCGGACCACGACATACAATTCGGTGGCTTCCTGCGGCTTCAACACCACGTTGGGCCAGACTGAAACGGCCAGCACGTCCTGTTGGGTGGTCGCGCAACTGCGTTCGTCGAGCTCAAGCATCTCGCTGCCAGTATTCTTGGCAAGTCCCACCAGAATCAGCCGATCCTGGCCTTCCAGAACTTGGCCGGTTTTAATCTGCACGCGGTCTTGCAGGCAGCGAATCTGTTCCTGCGGCTTGGGTTCGCGGAGTGAATAGCCGGGCGGAGTCTTTTGCAAACCCAAATCCCGAAATAGCGTTTTTAGCTGGCTGATGTAGGCTTGTTCCTGTTGGCCTGAAGTTCGGTTCGCGGCATCCGATCGTTGCCATTGGTTCAGTAACTGGTAACTGTCCTTATCCAAATCGAGATGGATTTCTCGTGCGGGAATGCGTTTGGGGATCAACGTCAGTGATAGCGCAATGTCCTGGTTGTCTCCAGGGGTGATGTATAAAGTGATCGGCGTTTCGTCGGCGGTGGCGACATAAACGATTTTGCCTTTGGTACTAGTGGTGGCTTGACTGGTGGTCGTGACTACCGGATGTTCGAACGGCGTGACCAGGCGATTCAAGTGGCCGACGGCAATTGGCATCAGTTCGTTGATGCCGGGTTTAACCGCAATGTGCTGCGGGCCGATTGATGTGACTGATGCTGAGTTTGACGCTGCCGCTTGTTGTTTGGCGGCTTTCAATACGCTGGCATCAACCGGCGGTAACTCGATGCCTAAATCGGGCTGCGACGGAACAATGGGTTGTGATGGCGATGCGGATGACTCTTCGGCCACGGTGGTGACCGGTGGTAACACAGTCAACGGTAAATCATCACCGGCCCAAGCGCCGTTGACTAGGGAAAGTAATAGCCAGGGGGGCAACAATCGTTTCATGGTTGAGCCTCATGCGGTTGACCCTGAGTGGCTTTCAAGCGGGCCAGGGTTCTAGGTGAATCCGGATAAACGTCGATGTATTCCAGGCGGGGCCGATAGTTTTTGATGGCAATGACGAATTCGTAGGTACGGGGCTTCACGTCCGGTTTGGAACTGGGGCCTTGACTTTTCAGTTCGCCGCTGACAAAGACTTTGTTGGTCTCGACTTCGTAATCGACATGACGCGGGGTGAAACTAATCGCGACCCGGTCCATTTTGATGGCCTTGATTTGATCGCTCATGGCATCCAGGACACTGCGGTAAATATCCGGCGCCAATAACGGCTCGACCGCGGTTTTCAGAAAGTCGGCATTGGCTGGGGTGGTGTTGCCAAGCAATTCGGCTAGGAACAAGCCCCACGACTCTTTGAACTCGCTGGAAGCTTGGCTGCGGGTGACTTCGACTTCCTGGGTGAGGGTAGGGGGCACCAGAATGATGCTGCGCTCGGTACGCCAGGCGGCCAGCGAGGTAATCACGCAAACGACGAGCAATCCAATGATGACGACTCGGCTAAACCGGTTCTCGGTCTCGTGTCCATCCCAGGTTTGCAGAAAATCCGACCATCTCATGGCAGGAACCGGCGAATGTAGGGATTGGGGATGGTCTGCGCGCGACTGGGCAAAAGACCCAGCCAATACAACGCATGCAAGGTATAGCCATCAGGCCGGTTATCGCGGAAACGCCGGTAAAACTTGACTGCGATGAATCCAAGCGCCAAGCCGGGGATGAACTGATCGATCAACATGCCGGTGAGCATGCTGACCATGAAGGGTACGATCTCGTCTGCACTCCACAACAGAATGTGAATCGGATCGTCTATCGATTGAGGGATGGCAACGGGTTCCATAATGACCTCCGGTTGGGATGGTCATTATTTTGCAAATGATTTTGGGCGAGTTGCCTACAATAAAGGTCAAATACGCCCTTTATTGTAAGAGTGCAGAATTTTTTTAAAAATCGGGACGAAAGGAATCAATTCACAGGGTTTTTTGCCTCTAATTGCAATAAACCCTGATGGTTTTTAGGTCTCACGCAAGGAGATTTGTCTAATCACCATTTATGGGTACCGCTGCTCTCGAACGTTCGACTCGCTCACGTAAATCCAGTCCCGGCTTGAAATGGGTGGAATGCCGAATGGGCAAGCTCACTTGTTCGCCTGTCTTGGGGTTACGCCCCATCCGGGCGGCTCGTTGAATCCCCGAGAAGCCACCGAAACCACGAATTTCAATACGCTGGCCTTGTGCCAAATGCTGGGTCATCACCTCGATGGTGATGTTGATCGCCATTTCGACATCGCGTTGCTGTAAATGGGGCAATTTAAGGCTGATGTGTTCGATGAGTTGGGATTTAGTCATTATCGGGTATGCGTTATCGGCAGTGTCTTGCCGCCTTGTTCGATGATCACGGCCTGTTTGAGTAAGTCGCTCGCGGTGGGGTATTTATCATAAAGGCCGCCAATGCCACGATAGTAAGTCATGGTATCAAACGGCTCTGACGCTTGTTTTCGGATCAATTCAGCCAGTCTTGACCTGAACTCCTGTGAAACGGTCACCATGCGCAGG harbors:
- a CDS encoding integration host factor subunit beta; this translates as MTKSQLIEHISLKLPHLQQRDVEMAINITIEVMTQHLAQGQRIEIRGFGGFSGIQRAARMGRNPKTGEQVSLPIRHSTHFKPGLDLRERVERSRAAVPINGD